A portion of the Mycobacterium paraseoulense genome contains these proteins:
- a CDS encoding SDR family NAD(P)-dependent oxidoreductase, protein MKVIVTGANSGVGKATAAILAAAGHQVVLACRTPSKGLAAAREMRGDVSVARLDLADLSSVRAFADSVDSVDVLINNAGVLGLPLTHTADGFEAHIGTNHLGHFALTCLLADRITDRVVTVTSSTYAMTRLHLDDLNWEHRTYDWWSAYTESKLANAVFTVELARRGLTAHLSDPGVSDSDILSDLPGIAAFVLRHLQPYIAQPADLAARSTVLAATMNLPSPTYWAPRGLLHLWGKPKVVDLNRRAHDPDTGRRLWEISAELTGCDLPLKRKLG, encoded by the coding sequence ATGAAAGTCATCGTGACCGGCGCCAACAGCGGCGTCGGCAAGGCTACTGCAGCCATCCTGGCCGCTGCCGGCCATCAGGTGGTGCTGGCCTGCCGAACCCCGAGCAAGGGCCTGGCCGCCGCGCGTGAGATGCGCGGGGACGTGTCGGTCGCTCGCCTTGACCTGGCAGACCTGAGCAGTGTGCGCGCGTTCGCTGATTCGGTGGACTCCGTCGACGTGCTGATCAACAACGCCGGCGTGCTCGGGCTGCCGCTGACACACACCGCCGACGGTTTCGAAGCCCATATCGGAACCAACCATCTCGGCCACTTCGCCCTGACCTGCCTGCTGGCTGACCGCATCACCGATCGCGTGGTGACCGTCACCAGCAGCACGTACGCGATGACGCGGCTGCACCTGGACGACCTGAACTGGGAACACCGCACGTATGACTGGTGGTCGGCCTACACGGAATCGAAACTCGCCAATGCCGTATTCACCGTGGAATTGGCGCGTAGAGGCCTCACCGCCCACCTCAGCGACCCCGGCGTAAGCGACAGCGACATCCTGTCCGACTTGCCCGGCATCGCGGCGTTCGTGCTTCGGCATCTACAGCCTTACATAGCCCAGCCAGCCGACCTCGCCGCACGTTCCACCGTGTTGGCAGCCACCATGAACTTGCCTTCGCCGACGTACTGGGCCCCCCGTGGATTACTACATCTATGGGGCAAGCCAAAGGTTGTCGACCTCAACCGCCGGGCACACGATCCCGACACCGGACGTCGACTATGGGAGATCTCCGCCGAACTCACCGGCTGCGATCTACCCCTTAAGCGCAAACTAGGCTGA